From the Ignavibacteriales bacterium genome, the window CAAATGATGAAGCTGAAATAAGGAATAAATTCGCGGATGATAGTTGGAGCAAAACGGATTTGCTTGAGATTGCAGAAATCATACCGTGGATCATTTTGTTGCAGCATAAAAGTAACCTTTAAACGCAGTAAATAAAAATATGCTCTATACATTAGGAATAGAGGAGGAATTTCAGATAGTTGATCCTGAATCACGGGAATTGCATTCTCACGTCCAGCAGATATTTGACAGCTCGGATGAAAATTTGAAGGAGAAGCTGAAACCGGAAATGCACAGGTCCGTTGTCGAGATAGGTACGAATATCTGCAAAGATATTAAAGAAGCACGTGAGGAAGTTATAAATATGAGAACATCGGTTGCTAAACTGGCAGCCAATAGTGGTTTAAAGATCGCCGCTGCAGGCACACATCCTTTCACACACTGGAAAGATGTTCTCATAACCGAAAACCCGCGGTACGAAGAGATAGTGAACGAGATGAGGGAAGTCGCGAGAGCTAATCTTATTTTTGGACTTCATGTTCACGTCGGAATTCAAAACAGAGAGCTTGGAATTCAGATCATGAACGCAGCACGGTATTTTATTCCGCACATATTCGCGTTATCTACTAATTCACCATTCTGGCTGGGAAGAGATACAGGATTTAAGTCTTACAGGGTAAAGGTTTTTGATAAATTTCCCCGCACCGGCATTCCTGATTACTTCTCCAGTGTTGCCGATCACGATAACTTTATAAATCTCCTCATTAAAACCAATTGTATAGATAACGCCAAGAAAGTCTGGTGGGATATACGTCTACATCCGTTTTTTGACACATTGGAATTCCGAGTTTGTGATGTTGTGATGAGAGTTGACGAGACTATTGCGCTAGCTGCATTAATACAGGCTGTTGTAGTGAAGCTGCACAAACTCATCCAGCAAAACCTTGGATTCAGAATATACCGCAGAGGGTTAATTAACGAAAATAAATGGAGAGCTTCAAGGTATGGGATTGGTGGTAAGCTTATAGATTTTGGTAAGCAAGAAGAGGTAAATTTCATTTCTCTTGCCCATGAATTGCTTGATTTTATAGACGATGTTGTGGATGAATTAGATAGTAGAGAAGAAGTTAGTTATATTTTCAAGATTCTGGAGGAAGGAACCGGTGCCGACAGACAGTTAAATGTTTATAATGAAACAAAGAATCTTAAAAAAGTTGTGGACTACATAATAGAACAAACATATATAGGATTGGATCTGGATTAGATGGCTATAGACATTACGGAAATTGATTTTGATACGGAGCTTTCGGAGGGAGCATACAACGCTGTAAATATTTGCTTGAGAGTTAAACCCGAAGAAAGAGTTACGGTTATTACTGATTCCGAATCCCTTGGTATTGCAGCGTCCCTCTCAGCTGAACTCGATAAAGTCGGCTCTGAATATAAAGTATTTGTTCTGGAAGATTATGTGAACAGGCCAACAAAATACATGCCTCACGATATACTCGATCATCTTTCAAAATCTAATGTTAGTATCTTTGCGGCACAGGCTCAACAGGGAGAATTACAGTCGCGGGTACAGATGACAGCGGTCGTCGATCAGTACAGGATTAGGCACGCGCACATGGTCAATATTACCGAAGCAATTATGAAAGAAGGAATGCGTGCGGATTTCCTTAAAGTGGATGATATTAGCACCAGGCTTATCGATATTGCCTCAAAAGCAAAAATAATAAAAGCTACCTCAAAAGGCGGAACAGACATTACTGCTGAATTTTCACCAAAACTGAAATGGTTAAAAACCAGTGGCCTTATAAGTGTAAATAAATGGGGAAATCTTCCAGGCGGTGAAATATTTACTTCGCCATTTACTGTAAACGGACATTTTGTTGTGGATGGAGTTGTTGGAGATTATCTTTGCAGAAAATACGGTGATTTGAATGAAACACCACTGTATATTGATATACAGGATTCAAGAATAGTAAAATTAGCCTGCGATAACGAAGAGCTGTTAAAAGAGTTTACGGATTATACAATGACCGACGAAAACAGTAACAGAGTAGGGGAGTTTGCTATAGGAACAAATATTGCCTTAAATGGAGTAATAGGAAATATTTTACAGGATGAAAAGCTGCCAAGTATACATATGGCCTTTGGACATCCATACTCAGAGCATACAGGCGCTAACTGGTCTTCCTCCACCCATATCGATTGTGTAGGTACACAATTCGATATTTGGGCTGATGATAAAAAAGTAATGGAAAATGGGGAGTTCCTAATTTAAAATACTGATATATGAAAGCTAAATTCGGTTTTTTAGTTTTATTATTCTTGGGTCTTTCTTTATGCTCCTGCAATAAAGACGAAGGCAATGATGTAACGGGGACGCAATCAGGAGGAAATCATAATCCCAATACACCTTCAGATCCTAACCCATCCGATGCTGCAACGGGAGTTAATAGAAACTTGACTTTATCATGGAATTGCTCTGACCCCGATCCCTCTGACACAGTTAGCTATGATATTTATGCTGGAATATCTAATCCTCCGAATACCATTATTTCAAATGAACAATTATCTAAAACTTTATATGTCGGAATTGTTGCGGCTAATACAAAATTTTACTGGAAAGTTGTTGCTAAAGATAACCATGGTCTATATACCGATGGTCCAATTTGGAGTTTTACTACATCACCGTAATATCGGTTGCGCATGATAAAAGAACTTAGGGATAAATATAACAGAGAGTTTTCCGAAACTAGATATAATGAATTTATTGAAGACCTGAACCGGAAAAACGGTACAAAGATAGAGTTTCGAATAGCTGAAACACCAATTTTTTTACCAAATGATCTGAAAAAGAGAATATTTAAAGGCATAGATGACATTGTAGGCACATTAACAAGAAGTGATTACTTAAGCAAAGTAGATAAAGCTGTCCCTTCTATTTTGATGGTTCCTAATGAAACTCCTTATACTGAAACTCTCTCAATAGATTTTGCAATATGTAAGGACGATGATGGGAATCTTGTCCCAAAGCTGATTGAGATGCAGGGGTTTCCTTCTCTATATTTTTATCAGCTTTTATTGAACAGGGAATACCGAGAGTTTTTTGACATCCCGGGAGAAATGGAAAATTATTTCAGCGGATTAGATGAAGAAGGCTATATTGCTAAAATGAGAGAAACAATAGTAGGTGATACACCTGATGAGAATGTTATTCTGCTTGAAATAGAGCCCCAAAAACAAAAAACGTACATTGATTTTGTAATGACTGAAAGGATGCTTGGGATTAATCACGTTTGTATTTCTGACGTAATAAAGGAAGATCGAAAACTGTTTTACAATAAGAATGGGAAGAAAATTCCTATAGAAAGAATCTATAACAGGGTTATCTTTGATGAGCTCTTAGCAAGAAAAGATATTGATTATAAATTCAGATTCCAGGATGATCTCGATGTAAAATGGGTACCTCACCCAAATTGGTTTTTTAAGATCAGCAAATACTCACTTCCTTTTCTAAAGAGTGAAGTTGTACCGGAAGCGGAATTCCTAAGTGATTTTACTGAATATCCACCTGATCTTGAAAATTATATTTTAAAACCATTGTTTTCTTTTGCTGGAAGTGGTGTAGTATTTGACGTTACACCCGAGATTCTTGATGCAATATACGATAAATCATCATATATATTACAAAAGAAGATAGAGTATACCCCGGTCATTGAAACAATGGATATCCCGGCAAAAGCTGAAATAAGAATTATGATGATATGGGATAAAGAAAAAGAAACCTATATTCCCGTTATAAACCTTGTAAGGCTGGGCAAAGGGAAAATGATGGGAGTAGATTTCAATAAAAACAAAACTTGGGTCGGTTCAAGCATTGGCTACTTTGAGCCGGATTGATCATTTTAATTTCTTTATTGATATCTCGTAATAATCAGACGCAATAGTCATATCCTCCACTTTTCTTAGGTCACATTTCTTATATTCACATTTTAGAATAGACACTATTTTTTCCTTAAGATCTTCATCTAATTCGATAGATATTTCCTTTCCATTAAAATGGATATAGATTGATGTTGATTGAGAGTCCGCCATAATTTGCTTTTTAATTGGCAAAATGGTAGTTATAGCTTCACTCGTTTTGTTTAGTTTACGAAGGCTGTGGTAATTGTTATATTAAATTTCCTGGTTTAAATCCAAAGAATCAATATTAATAAAATACGAAACCCTTTATTTATAATACTCTTCTTCGTATCCAAAGCCGTCATCTGAAGAAAACATACTCCCGACAAGATCTTTATATGATGTAATAGAATCAAAAACATCCTTTGCAATTTTTGAATTTTGATGTAAACCGTCCAGCACAAATTCCATCAGCGACGCAAGTTCATATTCCGTTTCAAAGTACTGTGGGTATTTCTTTACGAAATTTTCGAGTCCCTTGACTTTCTTTAGCTCGGTGAAAAATTCCTTAAAACTCATATTATCTTTTATCGTCAAAGTATTTCCATTCTGAAACCATTCGACGATTTCTTCATATGGGCTCTTATATTTTGGATCGTTTTTCTTTCTTCTTTCCAAAGGATCAGGAAAATATTTCTTGTAAACATCTCTTGTTGCTTTTGAAAGTATGGATCTCGCTACTTTTGAAGACCCTTCCTGTTCTCCCTCGAATACAAGCTCAACTTTCCCGGTGATCCCCGGCAGGATGGAGTTGAGGTCTGCTATCCTGGGCATGATAAAATCTTCGTTGTTAATGATCGACCTTCTCTCAGCGTTGCTGATCAGGTTTTCCATTGAGGATATTGTTAGTCTCGCGCTCACACCGGATTTTTGATCTACGAATTCGCTTTCCCTTGCTTTAAAAGCCGCCATCTCTACTATCTCTTTAAAATAATGCGGGATATTAAGGGTCTGTTCGTCATTTCGCTTGGTCCATGCTTGACTCTCCGTTATTTTTATTCCGTCCTCCAGTACTTTCGGATAATGTGTGATGACCTGTGAATCTATCCTGTCCTTTAAAGGAGTAATTATATTACCTCTGTTTGTATAATCCTCGGGATTAGCAGTGAATACTATCAAAAGATCGAGAGGGATTCGTATATTAAAACCCCGTATCTGTATATCTTTTTCCTGCATTATATTCAAAAGTCCGACCTGTATCCGGGGTTGTAGGTCAGGAAGCTCATTTATCACAAAAATACCTCTGTTTGTTCGAGGTATGATCCCGTAGTGTATTGCTCCTTCGTGTGAGTAATGTAACCTCTGGTTTGCTGCCTTGATTGGATCAATATCGCCTATTAGATCGGCAATATTGACATCTGGGGTTGCTAGCTTCTCACTGTACCTGCTGTCTCTACGGATCCACTCTATCTCAGTTTCGTCACCTTTCTTACTAATAAGATCGGTTGCATATTTTGAAACAGGATGAAACGGATTATCATTTATCTCCGAACCTTTTACAATTGGAATGTATTCATCTAAGAGTAAAGGTAGCATTCTTGCGATTTTTGTCTTTGCCTGTCCTCGTAATCCGAGCAGCAAAATATCGTGTTTAGCAAGTAATGAATTTTGTATCGCTGGAATAACTGTATCGTCATAGCCTATTATATCTTCAAATACTATTTCCTTTTCCTTGAGTCTCTTGATGAGATTGTTTCTGATCTCATCCTTAACTGATAACACCTTGTACCCGGATTTTTTAAGATCACCCAGTGTCTTTATTTCATTTATGCTTATCATCTTTTATAAGTGTTATTATGAATCGCTTTTTATTTGTGCTAAATTCTTGTCGTTAAACTTTACCCTATTCTCGCTTTGGTACAATTCGTTTATTATGGATTTGCTTGGCGAGAGTTCTTCTTTGAATAAACTTGCAATTGCCGTTTTAACATTCTTTTTTATATCATCTGCCATTAGTGCAAGATCCAGCTTGGCTAAATTCAATGCCACAATAAATAATACAGCATGAAATACTATTGAGTACCAGATTGAAATGTATGGAGTGCCATGCTTAAAATCACGTAATTTTGGTTTGTCATAGTTCATAATTCCTCGCGAATTCTATCCTTTTCGAAAGGGAAGGATGCGAATGGAAAAGAAATTCTATAATTTTATTTGGAGTCCTCTCTGATAAATTTTGCTCGGCAAGTTTCTCCATAGAGGAAATAAATGCCGCTCTATCACGGGTTGTCTCAAGAGCATAAGTATCTGCTTCCCATTCGTATTTCCTTGAAAATATATTCGTTATTGGAGTAGTAATCAATCCGTAAATACTTAAATAAAGGAATAACAGCGGGAGCGCGGCTATTTCATATTGATTTGTAAAGCCGAATAGACCTAGCGTATTACTAAATAGTAGGGAAGTTATATATAACCCTAAAAATGTACTAACTGTGGAGATTAGGACAAGCTTTGTTAAGTGCCGGTTTGCATAATGTCCCATCTCGTGAGCAAAAACAAACTCAATCTCCTCAGGGGTGAATTTTTCGAGTAATGTATCTCCCAAAATGATTCTTTTGGATTTCCCCATGCCTGTAAATGCAGCATTGGCTTTCTTTGTATTCTTGCTCATATCAAAGCTAAAAATTCCTTCCACATTAATTCCTGTTTTTCCACAGAGTCTCATTATCCTTTCTTTTAATTCCTCATCATCTAATGATTTGAACTTATAAAATAGAGGCATGATCAGGACAGGAGCCAGTCGCCCGATCCCCACCGAAAGCAGGAACATATTGCTTTTATCCTCCATAAAAACTTATAACAAAATTACCTCTAAAATAATTTATCCGATTGAGATGGTTGCTACAAAACTTGTAAGTAGCGTCCAGATTATCCATAGACCAAATACCATTCCGTACGCTTGTCCTTTACTTATTTTCCCTATATGGACAATACCTATTGAAACCACTACAAAAAACCAGATTGAAAAAATGTCAAAGGAAGATACTATACTATAAAGGGCACTTCCTAATTGATCGGATGAAAGAAATATTCCAAGTCCAACAGTTACCATTTTGCCCATTAGTATAGATAGTAGTGATGAAACCAGATGTTGTAT encodes:
- a CDS encoding M48 family metallopeptidase, encoding MEDKSNMFLLSVGIGRLAPVLIMPLFYKFKSLDDEELKERIMRLCGKTGINVEGIFSFDMSKNTKKANAAFTGMGKSKRIILGDTLLEKFTPEEIEFVFAHEMGHYANRHLTKLVLISTVSTFLGLYITSLLFSNTLGLFGFTNQYEIAALPLLFLYLSIYGLITTPITNIFSRKYEWEADTYALETTRDRAAFISSMEKLAEQNLSERTPNKIIEFLFHSHPSLSKRIEFARNYEL
- a CDS encoding carboxylate-amine ligase, whose amino-acid sequence is MLYTLGIEEEFQIVDPESRELHSHVQQIFDSSDENLKEKLKPEMHRSVVEIGTNICKDIKEAREEVINMRTSVAKLAANSGLKIAAAGTHPFTHWKDVLITENPRYEEIVNEMREVARANLIFGLHVHVGIQNRELGIQIMNAARYFIPHIFALSTNSPFWLGRDTGFKSYRVKVFDKFPRTGIPDYFSSVADHDNFINLLIKTNCIDNAKKVWWDIRLHPFFDTLEFRVCDVVMRVDETIALAALIQAVVVKLHKLIQQNLGFRIYRRGLINENKWRASRYGIGGKLIDFGKQEEVNFISLAHELLDFIDDVVDELDSREEVSYIFKILEEGTGADRQLNVYNETKNLKKVVDYIIEQTYIGLDLD
- a CDS encoding sigma 54-interacting transcriptional regulator, which gives rise to MISINEIKTLGDLKKSGYKVLSVKDEIRNNLIKRLKEKEIVFEDIIGYDDTVIPAIQNSLLAKHDILLLGLRGQAKTKIARMLPLLLDEYIPIVKGSEINDNPFHPVSKYATDLISKKGDETEIEWIRRDSRYSEKLATPDVNIADLIGDIDPIKAANQRLHYSHEGAIHYGIIPRTNRGIFVINELPDLQPRIQVGLLNIMQEKDIQIRGFNIRIPLDLLIVFTANPEDYTNRGNIITPLKDRIDSQVITHYPKVLEDGIKITESQAWTKRNDEQTLNIPHYFKEIVEMAAFKARESEFVDQKSGVSARLTISSMENLISNAERRSIINNEDFIMPRIADLNSILPGITGKVELVFEGEQEGSSKVARSILSKATRDVYKKYFPDPLERRKKNDPKYKSPYEEIVEWFQNGNTLTIKDNMSFKEFFTELKKVKGLENFVKKYPQYFETEYELASLMEFVLDGLHQNSKIAKDVFDSITSYKDLVGSMFSSDDGFGYEEEYYK
- a CDS encoding aminopeptidase: MAIDITEIDFDTELSEGAYNAVNICLRVKPEERVTVITDSESLGIAASLSAELDKVGSEYKVFVLEDYVNRPTKYMPHDILDHLSKSNVSIFAAQAQQGELQSRVQMTAVVDQYRIRHAHMVNITEAIMKEGMRADFLKVDDISTRLIDIASKAKIIKATSKGGTDITAEFSPKLKWLKTSGLISVNKWGNLPGGEIFTSPFTVNGHFVVDGVVGDYLCRKYGDLNETPLYIDIQDSRIVKLACDNEELLKEFTDYTMTDENSNRVGEFAIGTNIALNGVIGNILQDEKLPSIHMAFGHPYSEHTGANWSSSTHIDCVGTQFDIWADDKKVMENGEFLI